One Salvelinus sp. IW2-2015 linkage group LG35, ASM291031v2, whole genome shotgun sequence DNA segment encodes these proteins:
- the LOC111958643 gene encoding aromatic-L-amino-acid decarboxylase-like yields the protein MDATEFRRRGKEMVDLIADYLENIEQRTVYPDVXPGYLRSLIPEEAPEEPDTYEDVVKDIERVIMPGVTHWHSPYFYAYFPTASSFPSMLADMLSGAIGCIGFSWAASPACTELETVMMDWLGKMLKLPEDFIAGTHGQGGGVIQGTASEATLVALLAARCRAVRMILASDPQHPETGITSKLVAYFSDQAHCSVERAGMIAGVRMKKIPTEQSDKYAVQGETLXRMIQEDKAAGLIPFYVRTEHTHPLLRQNRTHSSPSTSEQNTLIPFYSETHSSPFEAEQNTLIPFEVRQNTLIPFEVRTEHTHPLRMSVHRVKKRSDLIGAFKMDPLYLKHEHQESGLITDYRHWQIPQGRRFRSLKMWFVFRMYGLKGLQDHIRKHVELAKEFESLVRADQRFEISADVVLGLVCFRLKGSNEVNDTLLKRINNGRKIHLVPCLLSGQFVLRFALCSRTTESRHIREAWQLITQLAEEVMQELPH from the exons ATGGACGCTACAGAGTTccggaggagagggaaggagatggtAGACCTGATAGCAGATTACCTGGAGAACATAGAGCAGAGGACGGTGTACCCCGACGTGGKGCCTGGGTACCTGCGGTCCCTCATCCCTGAGGAGGCCCCTGAGGAGCCTGACACCTACGAGGACGTGGTCAAAGACATTGAGAGGGTCATCATGCCTGGG GTGACCCACTGGCACAGCCCGTACTTCTATGCCTACTTCCCCACGGCTAGCTCCTTCCCGTCCATGCTGGCAGACATGCTATCTGGAGCTATTGGTTGCATCGGATTCTCCTGG GCTGCCAGCCCGGCGTGTACAGAGCTGGAGACAGTCATGATGGACTGGCTGGGGAAGATGCTCAAGCTGCCAGAAGACTTCATCGCCGGGACACACGGACAAGGAGGAGGCGTCATCCAG GGTACGGCCAGTGAGGCAACTCTTGTGGCTCTCCTAGCTGCCCGCTGCAGGGCGGTCAGAATGATCCTGGCCAGTGACCCACAACATCCAGAGACTGGCATTACCTCCAAACTGGTGGCCTACTTTTCCGACCAG GCTCATTGCTCGGTGGAACGAGCAGGTATGATTGCCGGAGTGAGGATGAAGAAGATTCCAACGGAGCAGTCAGACAAGTATGCTGTCCAGGGAGAGACCCTCRGGAGAATGATACAGGAAGACAAGGCTGCAGGACTTATCCCCTTTTACGTAAGAACAGAACACACTCATCCCCTTCTACGTcagaacagaacacactcatCCCCTTCTACGTcagaacagaacacactcatCCCCTTCTAC TCAGAAACACACTCATCCCCCTTCGAAGcagaacagaacacactcatCCCCTTCGAAGTCAGACAGAACACACTCATCCCCTTCGAAGTcagaacagaacacactcatccccttcgaa TGTCTGTCCATAGGGTGAAGAAAAGATCTGATCTCATTGGGGCCTTCAAGATGGATCCTCTATACCTGAAACATGAACATCAAGAGTCGG GACTGATTACAGATTACAGG CACTGGCAGATTCCACAGGGCCGAAGGTTCCGTTCTCTCAAGATGTGGTTTGTCTTCCGGATGTATGGGCTCAAAGGCCTTCAGGACCACATCCGTAAG CATGTGGAGTTGGCTAAAGAGTTTGAGAGCCTGGTTCGCGCTGACCAGCGCTTTGAGATCAGCGCAGACGTGGTCTTGGGGCTGGTCTGCTTTAGACTAAAG GGTTCCAATGAGGTGAATGACACCTTGCTGAAGAGGATCAACAACGGCAGGAAGATCCACCTGGTGCCGTGCCTGCTGTCTGGTCAGTTTGTGCTGCGCTTCGCCCTCTGCTCCCGCACCACCGAGTCACGTCACATCCGCGAGGCCTGGCAACTCATCACACAGCTGGCCGAAGAGGTCATGCAGGAGCTGCCCCACTGA